The proteins below come from a single Aegilops tauschii subsp. strangulata cultivar AL8/78 chromosome 6, Aet v6.0, whole genome shotgun sequence genomic window:
- the LOC109758568 gene encoding uncharacterized protein isoform X2, producing the protein MDAIRKQLDQLMGANRNGDVREVSRKYYDRDVCRLFLAGLCPHDLFQLTKMDMGPCPKLHSLQLRKEYEEAKAKGMDNYDHELEETVERLIVECERKIQRALKRLEEEDAKAAIAISITEVTQSKEVLEFSKQIKEKMKEIDTFDFDGNTEGKIRATEEVDKLKEQRAEEQAKLLLEAFNKDRVLLVNSLQTATQSTAPAAPDARTQEMINEKLKKAEELGESGMIDEAQKLLDEAEALKKLGARPQPVPDSAKMSTHVQITDQKLRLCDICGAFLSVYDSRLLGPVLRGLLLQLKN; encoded by the exons ATGGACGCCATCCGGAAGCAGCTGGACCAGCTCATGGGCGCCAACCGCAATGGCGACGTCCGGGAGGTCAGCCGCAAGTACTACGACCGCGACGTCTGCCGCCTCTTCCTCGCCGGCCTATGCCCCCACGACCTCTTCCAGCTCACC AAGATGGACATGGGTCCGTGCCCTAAGCTGCATTCCTTGCAGCTCCGCAAGGA ATACGAGGAGGCCAAAGCCAAAGGTATGGACAACTATGATCATGAATTGGAAGAAACTGTAGAAAGACTGATAGTTGAGTGCGAGAGAAAGATTCAAAGAGCCCTTAAGCGTTTGGAGGAGGAAGACGCCAAGGCAGCTATTGCAATTTCTATCACTGAGGTTACACAG AGTAAAGAGGTACTCGAGTTCTCCAAACAAATTAAGGAGAAGATGAAGGAGATAGACACTTTTG ACTTTGATGGAAACACTGAGGGCAAAATTCGGGCTACTGAAGAGGTTGATAAACTCAAGGAACAGAGAGCTGAAGAGCAG GCAAAGCTGCTCCTTGAAGCCTTTAATAAGGACCGTGTTTTGTTAGTGAATTCTCTCCAAACTGCTACGCAATCAACAGCACCTGCTGCTCCAGATGCTCGTACACAAGAAATGATTAATGAAAAGCTCAAAAAAGCAGAGGAACTAG GTGAAAGTGGGATGATTGATGAAGCACAAAAACTGTTGGATGAAGCAGAAGCTCTGAAGAAG CTGGGTGCGCGGCCACAGCCTGTTCCTGACTCGGCAAAAATGTCCACTCACGTTCAAATT ACTGATCAAAAGTTACGCCTGTGTGACATATGTGGAGCATTCTTGAGCGTGTATGACAG CAGGCTTTTGGGTCCAGTTTTACGAGGATTACTTTTGCAGCTAAAGAAT TGA
- the LOC109758564 gene encoding uncharacterized protein isoform X1, which translates to MDNLENTSEDKGLNFLCNLSDVEVVHSMTQLLLHALATASVDSTTGDMFKSPASVAIGMKTELSGYMSQRSETLVRQSMDGGEDHSDQLTKASSRPTEFLSDLIDEFVTSKRGMLSHVSGLFSSESRLNKIKDFMQKLETDNSWAQDERKATAWAILENIDSKGIFHCPERFDMPDKLAEHTSQCKFRILNCTNDGCVASFCAIHTEKHDAVCPFKLLPCEQLCEQHVMRSEMDKHCGTVCPMKLTNCPFFRIGCETAFPQCSLDNHCSRFLQTHLMYVVKVITRQGDCVNDMDQRLQLLEKEYLFSFSTVNTLSEAFCVQGWTFVGRFNSKFSWRTCCNSIIIGLALRRSFQVTAQAASKFCKYVLYVCVHRNMQPPKSCKLLSCTAPEGPDHVRKTLSNAVCGTSKCELSVLHLASMETLK; encoded by the exons ATGGACAACCTTGAGAACACGTCAGAGGACAAAGGCTTAAATTTTCTGTGCAATCTATCTGACGTAGAGGTCGTACATAGCATGACACAGCTCTTACTTCATGCATTGGCCACAGCTTCAGTGGACAGCACCACTGGTGATATGTTCAAGAGCCCAGCATCTGTAGCTATTGGCATGAAGACCGAACTATCAGGGTACATGAGTCAGAGATCTGAAACACTTGTTCGCCAATCTATGGATGGAGGCGAGGATCATTCAGATCAATTAACAAAAGCATCCTCCAGGCCGACGGAGTTCCTGTCAGACTTGATCGATGAGTTTGTGACCTCAAAAAGGGGCATGCTGAGCCATGTCTCTGGGCTTTTTTCTAGCGAAAGCCGCCTGAACAAAATTAAAGACTTCATGCAAAAGTTAGAGACGGATAACTCGTGGGCCCAGGATGAAAGGAAGGCGACTGCATGGGCTATTCTGGAGAACATAGACAGTAAAGGCATTTTCCATTGCCCCGAGAGATTTGACATGCCAGATAAGCTAGCTGAGCACACAAGTCAATGCAAATTTAGGATactgaactgcacaaatgatggATGTGTAGCTTCTTTCTGTGCTATTCATACCGAAAAGCATGACGCTGTCTGCCCATTCAAGCTCCTACCATGCGAGCAGCTGTGTGAACAACATGTTATGCGGTCTGAGATGGACAAACATTGTGGAACAGTTTGCCCTATGAAGCTTACCAACTGCCCGTTTTTTAGAATTGGCTGTGAAACAGCCTTTCCACAGTGTTCTCTTGATAACCATTGTTCGCGGTTTCTACAAACCCATTTGATGTATGTCGTCAAGGTGATTACAAGACAGGGtgattgtgttaatgatatggaTCAACGGCTGCAACTCCTTGAGAAG GAGTATCTTTTTTCCTTCTCAACAGTCAACACTTTGTCGGAAGCATTTTGTGTGCAAGGGTGGACCTTTGTAGGTCGTTTTAACAGCAAGTTTTCATGGAGGACATGTTGCAACAGTATCATCATTGGCTTGGCTCTTCGACGAAGCTTTCAGGTTACAGCGCAAGCAGCCTCCAAATTCTGCAAATATGTCCTGTATGTATGCGTACACAGAAATATGCAG CCTCCAAAATCTTGCAAACTTCTCTCCTGTACTGCACCAGAAGGTCCAGATCATGTTAGGAAGACATTGTCAAATGCTGTTTGTGGAACATCAAA ATGTGAATTATCAGTACTCCATCTTGCCAGCATGGAGACCTTAAAATGA
- the LOC109758563 gene encoding BAG-associated GRAM protein 1 isoform X1, translated as MHLGAKPTATVGCTLYAPLTDLCFPHSKETVSMAMGAHCSWLLRSLLPSLWEAEVAISAVALLAAAVALLLILEETASATSPPFSTTKSYDRDRRCRTRGSAKGSRAFAEPGCAGDEITLVADSSGSRSSTAYVIKLELVSAKYLIGANLNGTSEPYAVISLGRQKRFSPMVPSQRNPVWGEAFSFLARELPAEVIITVYDWDNVCKRKVIGSVTVAILAEDETGAVWYDLDSRSGQICLRISSKKVSSTSDSFFKQYTGAKSQRKIILARQRLAMTEDSSPLHATIEFPHDEIVHHSYSCALERSFLRYGRMCISSWHLCFQSHVFSKQLNVIIPLQDIYEIRRSQHSLINPAITIFLHTGAGGHGVSPLCCQNGSVRYKFTSFWNRNRTFRALETALQSYRATLEAEKQVSSHLLLKGESMNVISSRTDNIKTEDRRIGLTITFQPFINEHVLVDITSNTFPGTPENFFTVILGDDAMFFQQYRNTRKDTDLKVYFVNCAIGISFSWSQFFLPSWLLLALDDVTVKCSKFLQLSKWHVSDEYGGNVREVTFRSLCHSPLCPPDTAVTELQHASFSNDKRNLIYETKQQAHDVPFGSYFEIHCRWSLRTTSSSTCQVDVKIGVNMKKWCILQSKIKSGATEEYRREVCKILEAASDYTVKAESNGPNREDIVVTSSA; from the exons ATGCACCTCGGAGCCAAACCGACGGCGACGGTTGGTTGCACTTTATATGCCCCGCTAACCGATCTTTGCTTCCCTCACAGCAAAGAGACGGTGAGCATGGCCATGGGCGCGCACTGCTCGTGGTTGCTGAGATCCCTCCTGCCGTCGCTGTGGGAGGCGGAGGTGGCCATCTCCGCCGTGGCActtctcgccgccgccgtcgcgctgCTCCTCATCCTCGAGGAGACCGCGTCCGCCACCTCCCCGCCTTTTTCCACGACTAAGAGCTACGACCGAGACCGCCGGTGCCGGACGCGGGGCAGCGCAAAGGGAAGCAGGGCGTTCGCTGAACCAGGATGCGCCGGCGACGAG ATCACTCTTGTGGCTGACAGCTCTGGCTCTCGGAGCTCCACCGCGTACGTGATCAAG CTGGAGCTGGTGTCTGCCAAGTACCTGATCGGCGCCAACTTGAACGGGACCTCAGAACCCTACGCCGTCATCTCCCTCGGCAGGCAGAAGCGCTTCAG TCCCATGGTGCCTAGCCAAAGAAATCCCGTGTGGGGGGAGGCGTTCAGCTTCCTGGCCAGAGAACTTCCAGCTGAG GTAATCATAACAGTTTATGACTGGGACAATGTATGCAAACGCAAAGTCATCGGATCTGTAACTGTAGCTATCCTCGCCGAAGATGAAACAGGAGCCGTTTGGTACGACCTGGACAGCAGATCTGGTCAG ATCTGCTTGCGTATTAGCTCAAAGAAAGTGTCGTCGACTTCTGACAG CTTCTTTAAGCAGTATACTGGAGCCAAGTCCCAGAGAAAGATCATACTCGCTAGGCAACGGTTGGCAATGACTGAAGACAGTAGTCCTCTGCACGCTACAATCGAATTCCCTCATGATGAA ATTGTTCACCACAGTTATTCTTGTGCTCTGGAGAGGTCTTTCTTGCGCTATGGGCGTATGTGCATCTCCTCATGGCATCTGTGCTTCCAGTCACACGTATTCTCCAAGCAATTAAAT GTGATCATTCCGTTACAAGACATATATGAG ATAAGGAGGAGCCAGCACTCCCTTATAAACCCAGCTATTACTATATTTCTTCATACTGGCGCAGGTGGTCATGGGGTATCTCCATTGTGCTGCCAAAATG GAAGCGTAAGGTACAAGTTCACATCCTTCTGGAACAGAAACCGTACATTTCGAGCTCTAGAGACGGCGCTGCAGAGTTACCGAGCAACATTGGAAGCCGAAAAGCAG GTGAGTTCACATTTGCTTCTTAAAGGAGAGAGTATGAATGTTATTAGCAGCAGAACAGACAACATAAAGACAGAAGACAGAAGAATTGGACTGACTATCACATTTCAACCTTTCATCAATGAACATGTTCTTGTAGACATAACCAGT AATACCTTCCCTGGTACACCTGAGAATTTTTTCACTGTGATACTAGGTGACGATGCAATGTTTTTCCAGCAGTACCGAAATACACGAAAAGATACAGATTTAAAGGTGTATTTTGTCAATTGCGCTATTGGCATATCCTTTTCATGGTCTCAATTTTTTTTACCAAGTTGGTTGCTGCTAGCATTAGACGACGTAACAGTCAAATGTTCTAAATTTCTCCAGCTGAGTAAGTGGCATGTCTCAGATGAGTACGGTGGAAATGTTCGTGAAGTAACTTTCAGGTCACTATGCCACAGTCCTTTGTGTCCTCCAGACACTGCGGTAACTGAATTGCAGCATGCTTCTTTCTCAAACGACAAAAGAAACCTG ATCTATGAAACAAAGCAGCAAGCACACGATGTCCCATTTGGTTCTTACTTTGAG ATCCACTGCAGGTGGTCTCTAAGGACAACCTCTAGTTCAACATGTCAAGTGGATGTAAAGATTG GTGTGAACATGAAGAAGTGGTGCATTTTGCAATCAAAAATAAAATCTGGAGCAACTGAGGAG TACAGGAGAGAAGTTTGCAAGATTTTGGAGGCTGCCAGTGATTATACCGTCAAAGCTGAGTCAAATGGGCCAAATAGGGAAGATATTGTGGTGACATCTTCAGCATAA
- the LOC109758568 gene encoding U1 snRNP-associated protein usp106 isoform X1: MDAIRKQLDQLMGANRNGDVREVSRKYYDRDVCRLFLAGLCPHDLFQLTKMDMGPCPKLHSLQLRKEYEEAKAKGMDNYDHELEETVERLIVECERKIQRALKRLEEEDAKAAIAISITEVTQSKEVLEFSKQIKEKMKEIDTFDFDGNTEGKIRATEEVDKLKEQRAEEQAKLLLEAFNKDRVLLVNSLQTATQSTAPAAPDARTQEMINEKLKKAEELGESGMIDEAQKLLDEAEALKKLGARPQPVPDSAKMSTHVQITDQKLRLCDICGAFLSVYDSDRRLADHFGGKLHMGYMLIREKLSELQEEKNKRRKVDRTEHDRRSKERSTERDRASSRDRHRVDRSSSRDRHRDYDRRSSHDRYHDRESRYDHDKESGRSRSYDSRSRRRSRSPRDSSRDYDRHGRRDR; this comes from the exons ATGGACGCCATCCGGAAGCAGCTGGACCAGCTCATGGGCGCCAACCGCAATGGCGACGTCCGGGAGGTCAGCCGCAAGTACTACGACCGCGACGTCTGCCGCCTCTTCCTCGCCGGCCTATGCCCCCACGACCTCTTCCAGCTCACC AAGATGGACATGGGTCCGTGCCCTAAGCTGCATTCCTTGCAGCTCCGCAAGGA ATACGAGGAGGCCAAAGCCAAAGGTATGGACAACTATGATCATGAATTGGAAGAAACTGTAGAAAGACTGATAGTTGAGTGCGAGAGAAAGATTCAAAGAGCCCTTAAGCGTTTGGAGGAGGAAGACGCCAAGGCAGCTATTGCAATTTCTATCACTGAGGTTACACAG AGTAAAGAGGTACTCGAGTTCTCCAAACAAATTAAGGAGAAGATGAAGGAGATAGACACTTTTG ACTTTGATGGAAACACTGAGGGCAAAATTCGGGCTACTGAAGAGGTTGATAAACTCAAGGAACAGAGAGCTGAAGAGCAG GCAAAGCTGCTCCTTGAAGCCTTTAATAAGGACCGTGTTTTGTTAGTGAATTCTCTCCAAACTGCTACGCAATCAACAGCACCTGCTGCTCCAGATGCTCGTACACAAGAAATGATTAATGAAAAGCTCAAAAAAGCAGAGGAACTAG GTGAAAGTGGGATGATTGATGAAGCACAAAAACTGTTGGATGAAGCAGAAGCTCTGAAGAAG CTGGGTGCGCGGCCACAGCCTGTTCCTGACTCGGCAAAAATGTCCACTCACGTTCAAATT ACTGATCAAAAGTTACGCCTGTGTGACATATGTGGAGCATTCTTGAGCGTGTATGACAG TGACCGGCGTTTAGCAGATCATTTCGGAGGGAAACTCCATATGGGTTATATGCTAATACGTGAGAAGTTGTCTGAACTGCAG GAAGAGAAAAACAAAAGGCGCAAGGTGGACCGAACTGAACATGACAGAAG ATCCAAGGAAAGGAGCACAGAACGTGATAGAGCATCGAGCAGGGACCGTCATAGAGTAGATCGAAGCAGCAGTCGTGACAGGCACAGGGATTATGACCGTAGAAGTAGCCATGATCGCTACCATGACAGAGAAAGTAGATATGACCATGATAAAGAATCAGGGAGATCTCGTAGCTATGATTCGAGGAGCCGCCGAAGGTCACGTTCCCCAAGGGATAGTTCTAGGGACTATGACCGACACGG GCGTCGTGACCGTTGA
- the LOC109758564 gene encoding uncharacterized protein isoform X2 — protein sequence MDNLENTSEDKGLNFLCNLSDVEVVHSMTQLLLHALATASVDSTTGDMFKSPASVAIGMKTELSGYMSQRSETLVRQSMDGGEDHSDQLTKASSRPTEFLSDLIDEFVTSKRGMLSHVSGLFSSESRLNKIKDFMQKLETDNSWAQDERKATAWAILENIDSKGIFHCPERFDMPDKLAEHTSQCKFRILNCTNDGCVASFCAIHTEKHDAVCPFKLLPCEQLCEQHVMRSEMDKHCGTVCPMKLTNCPFFRIGCETAFPQCSLDNHCSRFLQTHLMYVVKVITRQGDCVNDMDQRLQLLEKVQSLNELAGALDVKALTLITKEQESKINKLERDLKAQETRMKKLENDLRSRK from the exons ATGGACAACCTTGAGAACACGTCAGAGGACAAAGGCTTAAATTTTCTGTGCAATCTATCTGACGTAGAGGTCGTACATAGCATGACACAGCTCTTACTTCATGCATTGGCCACAGCTTCAGTGGACAGCACCACTGGTGATATGTTCAAGAGCCCAGCATCTGTAGCTATTGGCATGAAGACCGAACTATCAGGGTACATGAGTCAGAGATCTGAAACACTTGTTCGCCAATCTATGGATGGAGGCGAGGATCATTCAGATCAATTAACAAAAGCATCCTCCAGGCCGACGGAGTTCCTGTCAGACTTGATCGATGAGTTTGTGACCTCAAAAAGGGGCATGCTGAGCCATGTCTCTGGGCTTTTTTCTAGCGAAAGCCGCCTGAACAAAATTAAAGACTTCATGCAAAAGTTAGAGACGGATAACTCGTGGGCCCAGGATGAAAGGAAGGCGACTGCATGGGCTATTCTGGAGAACATAGACAGTAAAGGCATTTTCCATTGCCCCGAGAGATTTGACATGCCAGATAAGCTAGCTGAGCACACAAGTCAATGCAAATTTAGGATactgaactgcacaaatgatggATGTGTAGCTTCTTTCTGTGCTATTCATACCGAAAAGCATGACGCTGTCTGCCCATTCAAGCTCCTACCATGCGAGCAGCTGTGTGAACAACATGTTATGCGGTCTGAGATGGACAAACATTGTGGAACAGTTTGCCCTATGAAGCTTACCAACTGCCCGTTTTTTAGAATTGGCTGTGAAACAGCCTTTCCACAGTGTTCTCTTGATAACCATTGTTCGCGGTTTCTACAAACCCATTTGATGTATGTCGTCAAGGTGATTACAAGACAGGGtgattgtgttaatgatatggaTCAACGGCTGCAACTCCTTGAGAAG GTGCAATCATTGAACGAACTCGCTGGGGCTTTAGATGTCAAGGCCCTCACTCTGATTACAAAGGAACAAGAATCAAAGATAAATAAACTCGAACGGGATCTCAAAGCCCAAGAAACAAGGATGAAGAAACTTGAGAATGATCTTAGGTCACGGAAATAA
- the LOC109758563 gene encoding BAG-associated GRAM protein 1 isoform X2: protein MHLGAKPTATVGCTLYAPLTDLCFPHSKETVSMAMGAHCSWLLRSLLPSLWEAEVAISAVALLAAAVALLLILEETASATSPPFSTTKSYDRDRRCRTRGSAKGSRAFAEPGCAGDEITLVADSSGSRSSTAYVIKLELVSAKYLIGANLNGTSEPYAVISLGRQKRFSPMVPSQRNPVWGEAFSFLARELPAEVIITVYDWDNVCKRKVIGSVTVAILAEDETGAVWYDLDSRSGQICLRISSKKVSSTSDSFFKQYTGAKSQRKIILARQRLAMTEDSSPLHATIEFPHDEIVHHSYSCALERSFLRYGRMCISSWHLCFQSHVFSKQLNVIIPLQDIYEIRRSQHSLINPAITIFLHTGAGGHGVSPLCCQNGSVRYKFTSFWNRNRTFRALETALQSYRATLEAEKQVSSHLLLKGESMNVISSRTDNIKTEDRRIGLTITFQPFINEHVLVDITSNTFPGTPENFFTVILGDDAMFFQQYRNTRKDTDLKLSKWHVSDEYGGNVREVTFRSLCHSPLCPPDTAVTELQHASFSNDKRNLIYETKQQAHDVPFGSYFEIHCRWSLRTTSSSTCQVDVKIGVNMKKWCILQSKIKSGATEEYRREVCKILEAASDYTVKAESNGPNREDIVVTSSA, encoded by the exons ATGCACCTCGGAGCCAAACCGACGGCGACGGTTGGTTGCACTTTATATGCCCCGCTAACCGATCTTTGCTTCCCTCACAGCAAAGAGACGGTGAGCATGGCCATGGGCGCGCACTGCTCGTGGTTGCTGAGATCCCTCCTGCCGTCGCTGTGGGAGGCGGAGGTGGCCATCTCCGCCGTGGCActtctcgccgccgccgtcgcgctgCTCCTCATCCTCGAGGAGACCGCGTCCGCCACCTCCCCGCCTTTTTCCACGACTAAGAGCTACGACCGAGACCGCCGGTGCCGGACGCGGGGCAGCGCAAAGGGAAGCAGGGCGTTCGCTGAACCAGGATGCGCCGGCGACGAG ATCACTCTTGTGGCTGACAGCTCTGGCTCTCGGAGCTCCACCGCGTACGTGATCAAG CTGGAGCTGGTGTCTGCCAAGTACCTGATCGGCGCCAACTTGAACGGGACCTCAGAACCCTACGCCGTCATCTCCCTCGGCAGGCAGAAGCGCTTCAG TCCCATGGTGCCTAGCCAAAGAAATCCCGTGTGGGGGGAGGCGTTCAGCTTCCTGGCCAGAGAACTTCCAGCTGAG GTAATCATAACAGTTTATGACTGGGACAATGTATGCAAACGCAAAGTCATCGGATCTGTAACTGTAGCTATCCTCGCCGAAGATGAAACAGGAGCCGTTTGGTACGACCTGGACAGCAGATCTGGTCAG ATCTGCTTGCGTATTAGCTCAAAGAAAGTGTCGTCGACTTCTGACAG CTTCTTTAAGCAGTATACTGGAGCCAAGTCCCAGAGAAAGATCATACTCGCTAGGCAACGGTTGGCAATGACTGAAGACAGTAGTCCTCTGCACGCTACAATCGAATTCCCTCATGATGAA ATTGTTCACCACAGTTATTCTTGTGCTCTGGAGAGGTCTTTCTTGCGCTATGGGCGTATGTGCATCTCCTCATGGCATCTGTGCTTCCAGTCACACGTATTCTCCAAGCAATTAAAT GTGATCATTCCGTTACAAGACATATATGAG ATAAGGAGGAGCCAGCACTCCCTTATAAACCCAGCTATTACTATATTTCTTCATACTGGCGCAGGTGGTCATGGGGTATCTCCATTGTGCTGCCAAAATG GAAGCGTAAGGTACAAGTTCACATCCTTCTGGAACAGAAACCGTACATTTCGAGCTCTAGAGACGGCGCTGCAGAGTTACCGAGCAACATTGGAAGCCGAAAAGCAG GTGAGTTCACATTTGCTTCTTAAAGGAGAGAGTATGAATGTTATTAGCAGCAGAACAGACAACATAAAGACAGAAGACAGAAGAATTGGACTGACTATCACATTTCAACCTTTCATCAATGAACATGTTCTTGTAGACATAACCAGT AATACCTTCCCTGGTACACCTGAGAATTTTTTCACTGTGATACTAGGTGACGATGCAATGTTTTTCCAGCAGTACCGAAATACACGAAAAGATACAGATTTAAAG CTGAGTAAGTGGCATGTCTCAGATGAGTACGGTGGAAATGTTCGTGAAGTAACTTTCAGGTCACTATGCCACAGTCCTTTGTGTCCTCCAGACACTGCGGTAACTGAATTGCAGCATGCTTCTTTCTCAAACGACAAAAGAAACCTG ATCTATGAAACAAAGCAGCAAGCACACGATGTCCCATTTGGTTCTTACTTTGAG ATCCACTGCAGGTGGTCTCTAAGGACAACCTCTAGTTCAACATGTCAAGTGGATGTAAAGATTG GTGTGAACATGAAGAAGTGGTGCATTTTGCAATCAAAAATAAAATCTGGAGCAACTGAGGAG TACAGGAGAGAAGTTTGCAAGATTTTGGAGGCTGCCAGTGATTATACCGTCAAAGCTGAGTCAAATGGGCCAAATAGGGAAGATATTGTGGTGACATCTTCAGCATAA